A genomic window from Candidatus Hydrogenedentota bacterium includes:
- a CDS encoding carbohydrate ABC transporter permease: MRRILIYALLTALALVFLFPFYWLLISAFKAKEQIFVLPPEFWPNPWRVENFVDVFRKTHIVRAFFNSTFIAAGHCTLALFLCSLAGYAFAKFPHAPGRDKLFAFVLATMMIPGAVTLIPVFVVLCKVHAINTYWAMIVPGAASAFGIFWMRQYTIDNVHNDLLDAARIDGCGEFAIYWRVVLPILKPALGALGIVLLIGVWNNLMWAFIVLRTESMYTLPLVIYLLNGENRTPFELIMAASLVATVPLVVAFLAFQRQFIQGITAGAIKG, from the coding sequence GTGCGACGCATTCTGATCTATGCCTTGCTGACCGCGCTGGCGCTGGTCTTTCTGTTTCCTTTCTATTGGCTCTTGATTTCCGCGTTCAAAGCCAAGGAACAGATTTTCGTGCTGCCGCCGGAATTCTGGCCGAATCCGTGGCGCGTCGAGAATTTCGTTGATGTCTTCCGAAAAACGCATATCGTCCGCGCGTTCTTCAACTCGACCTTCATCGCGGCGGGACACTGCACGCTCGCGCTGTTCCTGTGTTCCTTGGCCGGTTACGCCTTCGCCAAGTTTCCTCACGCGCCCGGCCGCGACAAGTTGTTCGCGTTCGTTCTCGCCACGATGATGATCCCCGGCGCGGTAACGTTGATCCCCGTGTTCGTGGTCTTGTGCAAAGTCCACGCTATCAACACCTATTGGGCGATGATCGTCCCCGGCGCGGCGAGCGCGTTCGGCATCTTTTGGATGCGCCAGTACACGATTGATAATGTCCATAACGACCTGCTCGACGCGGCGCGCATAGACGGCTGCGGCGAATTCGCGATTTACTGGCGCGTGGTTCTGCCAATCCTGAAACCCGCCCTCGGCGCGCTCGGCATCGTGCTGCTGATCGGCGTGTGGAACAACCTCATGTGGGCGTTCATCGTCCTGCGCACGGAAAGCATGTATACCCTGCCGCTCGTGATCTATCTGCTCAACGGTGAAAATCGAACGCCCTTCGAACTCATCATGGCCGCCAGCCTCGTCGCGACCGTCCCCCTTGTCGTCGCCTTTCTCGCTTTCCAGCGCCAGTTTATCCAAGGCATTACCGCCGGCGCCATCAAGGGGTGA
- a CDS encoding sugar ABC transporter permease, whose protein sequence is MSSIPAPSLRMRLWRHRHFYLFISPFFLLFALFGLYPLLFSFYLAFTKWDSLTPIEWVGLGNFATMLHDEILVTSLWNTFAIGCMYVPPMLIGAFLFAVMLNASWLRFRAFFRAAFFLPVVTPMVVVAIVFLLLYGQETGLLNYLIGLFGIDPAPWLVSERWSKPSIAILLVWRWTGYNMVLMLAGLQGISNEYYEAARMDGANAWQRMRHITMPLMRPIFVFCAIMSLIGTVYMFDEVFVLTQGGPGTSSTNFGLYLFNVSFTDFKFGYASCMAYTVAFFVFIASLLILRLRKSGAE, encoded by the coding sequence ATGAGCAGCATCCCGGCTCCGAGCCTGCGCATGCGTCTCTGGCGTCATCGCCATTTCTACCTTTTCATCTCGCCGTTTTTTCTGTTGTTCGCCCTGTTCGGCCTCTACCCGCTTCTTTTCTCGTTTTATCTCGCGTTCACCAAATGGGACAGCCTGACGCCCATCGAATGGGTTGGGCTGGGGAATTTCGCGACGATGCTGCACGACGAAATCCTCGTGACCTCGCTGTGGAATACCTTTGCTATCGGCTGCATGTATGTTCCGCCGATGCTGATCGGCGCGTTCTTGTTCGCCGTCATGCTGAATGCCTCCTGGTTGCGTTTTCGCGCGTTTTTCCGCGCGGCGTTCTTCCTGCCCGTCGTGACGCCGATGGTCGTGGTGGCGATTGTGTTCCTTCTGCTTTACGGCCAAGAGACCGGCCTGTTGAACTATCTGATCGGCCTGTTTGGGATTGATCCCGCGCCATGGCTCGTGAGCGAGCGCTGGTCGAAACCCTCGATTGCGATCCTGCTGGTCTGGCGCTGGACCGGCTACAACATGGTCTTGATGCTGGCGGGTTTGCAGGGCATTTCGAACGAATACTACGAGGCGGCGCGCATGGACGGCGCGAATGCGTGGCAGCGCATGCGGCACATCACCATGCCTCTGATGCGCCCGATATTCGTCTTTTGCGCGATCATGTCGCTCATCGGCACCGTCTACATGTTCGACGAAGTCTTCGTGCTGACCCAGGGCGGACCGGGAACCTCCTCGACCAATTTCGGCCTCTACCTGTTCAACGTGTCGTTTACCGATTTCAAGTTCGGCTATGCGTCGTGCATGGCCTACACCGTGGCCTTTTTCGTCTTCATCGCCTCGCTGCTGATCCTGCGACTGCGAAAAAGCGGCGCCGAGTAA
- a CDS encoding extracellular solute-binding protein → MCRRALWVAILAGFGAAADPLSDAPALEPTQIRGDLQVWAWNIAAGSLDKLAPGFNGIFPNCRVNVHMSGANLQSRFLLSLSAGVGAPDISQLQIREAPRYSITGKLADLTDVAKKYETMFPASFWQDCVYQGRIHAIPWDMGPCAVFYKRPLFDRFGINPETIETWDDYIAAGKELVARSNGKTRMLCLATGSLGDFFELLAQQNNAQIFDAQGRIAIHSPEMLDVFVLLKKMFEAGIGANIAAWGPEFMASLKADSVATYPTAAWFGGTIRDYAPDTSGSWGVFRLPAFRPGGLRTSNLGGSVLVIPDQCTQKFAAWKFIEYALCTPAPQIEQYRNFELFPALTTTHGDPFFDEDVPFFGGQKVRRLFSMDIDKIPPMIRTTDWMEAMRYISQALSKWATGGLGDPAILLEGLEDKLSRRLNRAVAP, encoded by the coding sequence GTGTGTCGGCGGGCGTTGTGGGTGGCCATCCTGGCGGGATTTGGGGCGGCCGCGGATCCATTATCCGACGCGCCGGCGCTGGAGCCCACGCAAATTCGGGGCGATTTACAGGTCTGGGCGTGGAACATCGCGGCGGGCAGCCTCGACAAGCTGGCGCCGGGATTCAACGGGATTTTCCCGAATTGCCGCGTCAACGTGCACATGAGCGGCGCGAACCTCCAGTCGCGGTTCCTGTTGTCGCTTTCCGCGGGGGTTGGCGCGCCGGACATCTCGCAACTGCAAATCCGCGAAGCGCCGCGCTATTCCATCACGGGCAAGCTGGCCGATCTGACAGACGTCGCGAAGAAATATGAAACCATGTTCCCGGCGTCGTTCTGGCAGGATTGCGTCTACCAAGGGCGCATCCATGCCATTCCGTGGGATATGGGGCCGTGCGCGGTCTTCTACAAGCGCCCCCTTTTCGATCGCTTCGGCATCAATCCTGAAACCATCGAGACGTGGGACGACTACATCGCCGCAGGCAAGGAACTCGTGGCGCGTTCGAACGGCAAGACCCGGATGTTGTGCCTTGCGACCGGCAGTCTCGGCGACTTTTTCGAACTCCTTGCCCAGCAGAACAATGCGCAGATCTTCGACGCCCAAGGACGCATCGCCATTCATTCACCCGAAATGCTCGACGTATTCGTCCTGCTGAAAAAGATGTTCGAAGCCGGTATCGGCGCGAACATCGCGGCATGGGGACCGGAATTCATGGCGTCGCTCAAGGCCGACAGCGTCGCAACGTATCCGACGGCCGCGTGGTTCGGCGGAACGATCCGCGACTATGCGCCGGACACGTCCGGTTCGTGGGGCGTTTTTCGCTTGCCGGCGTTTCGCCCCGGCGGGCTGCGCACGAGCAATCTCGGCGGATCGGTGCTGGTCATTCCGGACCAATGCACCCAGAAATTCGCCGCATGGAAATTCATCGAATATGCGTTGTGCACGCCCGCGCCGCAGATTGAGCAGTACCGCAATTTCGAGCTTTTCCCCGCGCTCACGACGACGCACGGCGATCCGTTTTTCGATGAAGACGTCCCGTTCTTCGGAGGACAGAAAGTCCGGCGGCTGTTCTCAATGGACATTGACAAAATTCCGCCCATGATCCGGACGACGGACTGGATGGAGGCGATGCGCTACATCTCGCAGGCGCTCAGCAAGTGGGCCACGGGCGGACTCGGAGATCCCGCCATTCTTCTCGAAGGTCTCGAAGACAAACTCAGCCGCAGGCTGAACCGGGCGGTCGCGCCATGA
- a CDS encoding Gfo/Idh/MocA family oxidoreductase produces the protein MARKSSVAKKREARVRPLRVGVVGLRGIGQQHADCHMQDPLSKLVAVCDVVKERADTVAAKHKVKAYYTLADMLRHEDLDMVDVTTGGFENGSWHFEPAMEAMEAGKHVLVEKPLSNDVGEARQMFAKAREKDVYLGCNLNHYFTPPAEKAREYMDAGRLGELVYCLHKMGFSAGEENYSPPGSSRFKGFPYAHLKAFLSHPFSVMRYFCGDVTHVQAFVTRPGFRRRAADPMLSTVSIHVRFANEAAGYLLSQRGDAAYGLGGWWSLEVAGTRGTFCIENCIEKVTFWSAANPGEPTVFNSGITDFGQTFPRRIHAFLEDVTNGVPKENLRASARDALAALEYTWAVMESYEQGGILVRPHPLPPIHGDPKTLLD, from the coding sequence ATGGCACGGAAATCGTCGGTTGCGAAAAAACGTGAGGCGCGCGTGCGCCCGTTGCGGGTGGGCGTTGTCGGGTTGCGGGGAATCGGGCAGCAACATGCGGACTGCCACATGCAGGATCCGCTGTCGAAATTGGTGGCTGTCTGCGACGTGGTCAAGGAACGCGCCGACACGGTCGCGGCGAAGCACAAGGTCAAGGCCTACTACACGCTCGCCGACATGCTCAGGCATGAAGACCTCGACATGGTGGACGTGACGACGGGCGGGTTCGAAAACGGAAGCTGGCACTTCGAGCCGGCCATGGAAGCGATGGAAGCGGGCAAGCATGTCCTTGTGGAAAAGCCGTTGTCGAACGATGTCGGCGAAGCGCGCCAGATGTTCGCCAAGGCCCGCGAAAAGGACGTCTACCTCGGTTGCAACCTGAACCATTATTTCACGCCGCCCGCCGAAAAGGCGCGCGAATACATGGATGCCGGGCGCCTCGGCGAGTTGGTCTACTGCCTGCACAAGATGGGCTTTTCCGCCGGGGAAGAAAATTACTCGCCGCCGGGGTCGTCGCGGTTCAAGGGGTTTCCCTACGCGCACCTGAAGGCATTCCTTTCGCATCCCTTCAGCGTGATGCGGTACTTTTGCGGCGACGTGACGCATGTCCAGGCTTTCGTGACGCGCCCCGGCTTCCGCCGCCGCGCCGCCGATCCGATGCTTTCGACGGTCAGCATCCATGTGCGTTTCGCCAACGAGGCGGCCGGCTATCTGCTCAGTCAGCGCGGCGATGCCGCGTATGGTCTCGGCGGATGGTGGAGTCTCGAAGTCGCGGGCACGCGGGGGACCTTCTGCATCGAAAACTGCATCGAAAAGGTGACGTTCTGGTCCGCCGCGAATCCCGGCGAACCCACCGTGTTCAATTCAGGCATCACCGACTTCGGGCAGACCTTCCCGCGGCGCATCCATGCGTTCCTCGAAGATGTGACGAATGGCGTGCCCAAGGAAAACCTGCGCGCGTCCGCCCGTGACGCGCTGGCCGCGCTCGAATACACCTGGGCCGTCATGGAGTCCTACGAACAGGGCGGGATCTTGGTGCGTCCGCATCCCTTGCCGCCGATCCACGGCGACCCGAAGACGCTGCTCGACTGA
- a CDS encoding HAD-IIA family hydrolase codes for MDIERLKRIRAFLLDMDGTIYLGPNPIPGAPEFLRFLVESGRKRLFFTNNPTVDAARYAVKLEGMGIDAEPADILTSGEATARYLVSETPYRRVYVIGTPSFEKELIRAGIDVVFDRPEAVVLAFDKTLTYAKLEQACLLLRAGLPYIATNPDKVCPTEYGYIPDCAATAALLSAATNGREPKYIGKPNPEMIRMGLQKLDVGPEETAMVGDRLYTDMQMAYNAGTVSILVLSGETTREDLARAERRPDYVFDSVRELHRHLE; via the coding sequence TTGGATATTGAACGTCTCAAGCGCATTCGCGCGTTTTTGCTCGACATGGACGGCACCATCTATCTGGGACCCAACCCGATACCGGGTGCGCCGGAATTTCTGCGCTTTCTTGTCGAATCCGGCCGCAAACGGCTCTTTTTCACGAACAATCCGACGGTGGACGCCGCGCGGTACGCGGTCAAGTTGGAAGGCATGGGCATAGACGCCGAACCGGCGGACATCTTGACCTCCGGCGAGGCCACCGCGCGCTATCTCGTGTCCGAAACGCCGTATCGCCGCGTGTATGTAATCGGGACGCCCTCGTTCGAGAAGGAACTGATCCGCGCGGGAATTGACGTCGTGTTCGACCGGCCCGAAGCCGTCGTGTTGGCATTCGACAAAACGCTGACCTACGCCAAGCTGGAACAGGCATGCCTGTTGCTCCGTGCGGGACTTCCCTACATCGCCACCAACCCCGACAAGGTATGTCCGACCGAATACGGCTATATCCCGGATTGCGCCGCGACCGCCGCATTGCTGTCCGCCGCCACGAACGGCCGCGAGCCCAAATACATCGGAAAACCCAATCCGGAGATGATTCGCATGGGGTTGCAAAAACTGGATGTCGGGCCGGAGGAGACCGCGATGGTCGGCGATCGCCTCTATACCGACATGCAGATGGCCTACAACGCCGGAACTGTTTCCATTCTCGTGCTCAGCGGCGAAACCACGCGCGAGGATCTCGCCCGCGCGGAACGACGGCCCGACTACGTCTTCGACTCTGTCCGGGAACTTCACCGGCATCTCGAGTAG
- a CDS encoding TrkA C-terminal domain-containing protein — protein sequence MGALIPIVSLLAVVALGLIVVRIGSVALKFTGLSYELARFQALSAFLGVGFTTQESEEVLEHPVRRRIIRVLMLLGNAGFVAAISSIIPVFITASDRAETFATKMLVLVSGLVLVWVISISKWIENWMSRAIGWALKHWTRLDVYDYHGLLQLGMGYSVSELKVEPNAWVAGRNLADLRLGDEGVQVLAIRRSDGEFVGTPTGGTYIRRGDTLILYGKAGQLAELDGRQAGEEGDKAHRQRVEEMRGNNGEMEPDQRAAPRECPV from the coding sequence ATGGGCGCTTTGATACCCATTGTGTCCCTGTTGGCGGTGGTGGCGCTGGGGCTGATTGTGGTCCGCATCGGTTCCGTGGCGCTCAAGTTTACGGGCCTGTCGTATGAGTTGGCCCGGTTTCAAGCGTTGTCAGCCTTTCTGGGGGTTGGATTCACGACGCAGGAATCGGAAGAGGTGCTTGAACATCCTGTTCGCCGGCGCATCATCCGTGTGCTCATGTTGTTGGGCAATGCCGGATTCGTGGCCGCCATTTCTTCCATCATTCCCGTGTTTATTACGGCGAGCGACCGGGCGGAAACGTTTGCGACCAAAATGCTTGTGCTCGTTTCCGGTCTGGTGCTGGTATGGGTCATTTCCATCAGCAAGTGGATTGAAAACTGGATGTCGCGGGCGATTGGATGGGCGCTCAAGCATTGGACGCGGCTTGATGTGTACGATTATCACGGACTGCTTCAACTGGGCATGGGATACTCGGTCAGCGAATTGAAGGTTGAACCCAATGCATGGGTTGCGGGACGGAATTTGGCCGACTTGCGGCTGGGGGACGAAGGGGTTCAGGTATTGGCGATACGCCGTTCCGACGGCGAGTTCGTCGGCACGCCGACCGGCGGCACCTATATCCGACGGGGGGACACCCTTATCCTGTATGGCAAAGCGGGGCAATTGGCCGAATTGGACGGACGCCAAGCCGGCGAAGAGGGCGACAAGGCCCATCGGCAACGCGTGGAGGAAATGCGCGGCAACAACGGGGAAATGGAACCGGATCAGCGTGCCGCTCCGCGTGAATGTCCGGTGTAG
- the ahcY gene encoding adenosylhomocysteinase — protein sequence MATTAAGSLLRFKVADIGLAEWGRKEIEMAEKEMPGLMAIRARYAAKQPLRGARIMGSLHMTIQTAVLIETLAALGADVRWASCNIYSTQDHAAAAIAKAGIPVFAWKGETLEEYWWCTYEAMRFDGGLHPNLIVDDGGDATLLIHRGYEMEEEFNRTGALPAVCTDNPEVAIVDTLLHSIHAQNPNHWHEVVPQWIGVSEETTTGVHRLYQRMKEGRLYTRAMNVNDSVTKSKFDNLYGCRESLGDGIKRATDVMVAGKVVVVAGYGDVGKGCAQAMRGLGARVLITEIDPICALQACMEGYQVVTMAEAAPIGDIFVTATGCCDVIRAEHFKVMKDEAILCNIGHFDSEIEIAWLESQPDIREINIKPQVDKFVFPDGRSLIVLARGRLVNLGCATGHPSFVMSNSFANQTLAQIALFTEPDKYEVGKVYTLPKSLDEEVARLHLDKLGAKLDTLSPKQAEYLGVPVTGPFKPEHYRY from the coding sequence ATGGCGACTACGGCGGCAGGTTCATTGTTGCGTTTCAAGGTGGCGGACATCGGTCTCGCGGAGTGGGGCCGTAAGGAAATCGAGATGGCCGAGAAGGAAATGCCCGGCCTCATGGCCATCCGGGCGCGCTATGCCGCGAAACAGCCGCTGCGGGGCGCGCGGATCATGGGATCGCTCCACATGACCATCCAGACGGCGGTCCTGATCGAAACGCTTGCGGCGCTGGGCGCGGACGTCCGCTGGGCAAGTTGCAACATTTATTCGACGCAGGATCATGCCGCGGCGGCGATTGCGAAGGCGGGAATTCCGGTCTTCGCATGGAAGGGCGAGACGCTCGAGGAGTATTGGTGGTGCACGTACGAGGCGATGCGTTTCGATGGCGGCCTGCATCCCAACCTGATCGTGGACGACGGCGGCGACGCCACCCTTCTGATTCATCGCGGTTATGAGATGGAAGAAGAATTCAATCGCACGGGCGCGTTGCCTGCGGTCTGCACGGACAACCCGGAAGTGGCCATCGTGGACACGCTGCTGCACTCGATTCACGCCCAAAATCCGAACCATTGGCACGAGGTCGTGCCGCAATGGATCGGGGTTTCGGAAGAAACCACGACCGGCGTGCACCGCCTGTACCAGCGCATGAAGGAAGGCCGCCTGTACACCCGCGCGATGAACGTCAACGACAGCGTGACGAAATCGAAATTCGACAACCTCTACGGCTGCCGCGAATCGCTCGGCGACGGCATCAAGCGCGCCACCGACGTGATGGTGGCGGGCAAGGTGGTCGTCGTGGCCGGTTATGGCGACGTTGGCAAGGGCTGCGCGCAGGCCATGCGCGGACTGGGCGCGCGCGTGCTGATTACCGAAATCGATCCGATTTGCGCGCTCCAAGCCTGCATGGAAGGCTACCAGGTCGTCACGATGGCCGAGGCGGCGCCCATCGGCGACATCTTCGTCACCGCGACGGGTTGCTGCGACGTGATTCGCGCCGAACACTTCAAGGTCATGAAGGACGAGGCCATTCTCTGCAACATCGGCCATTTCGATTCCGAGATCGAAATAGCCTGGCTCGAATCGCAGCCGGACATCCGGGAAATCAACATCAAGCCGCAGGTGGACAAGTTCGTGTTTCCGGACGGCCGTTCATTGATCGTGTTGGCGCGCGGACGCCTGGTGAACCTCGGCTGCGCCACCGGCCATCCGTCCTTCGTCATGTCGAATTCATTCGCCAACCAGACACTGGCCCAAATCGCGCTGTTCACCGAACCGGACAAATATGAAGTCGGCAAAGTCTACACGCTTCCGAAATCGCTCGACGAGGAAGTGGCGCGGCTGCATCTGGACAAATTGGGCGCCAAACTCGATACCTTGTCGCCGAAACAGGCCGAGTATCTCGGCGTTCCCGTAACCGGCCCTTTCAAGCCGGAACATTACCGGTATTGA
- a CDS encoding Hsp20/alpha crystallin family protein has translation MSNLIPTTWKDSVEQLRGNVLDLFDRWMPPMLRRDREQSPSLWPYNLFSQGGPAVEVTEDAESVHVNAEMPGLDEKDFSVEIQNDRLVLRGEKKASHEEKRRDYHFSECTYGAFTRCIPLPCEVDADKASAVYRKGILAITLPKTPESKARRIKVEVA, from the coding sequence ATGTCGAACCTGATTCCAACCACATGGAAAGATTCCGTCGAACAGTTGCGCGGAAATGTGCTGGACCTTTTCGACCGCTGGATGCCCCCGATGCTGCGTCGCGATCGCGAACAAAGCCCTTCTCTGTGGCCCTACAATCTGTTCTCGCAGGGCGGACCGGCCGTCGAGGTGACCGAGGATGCGGAATCCGTCCACGTCAACGCCGAAATGCCCGGATTGGACGAAAAGGATTTTTCGGTCGAGATTCAGAACGATCGGCTTGTGTTGCGCGGTGAAAAGAAGGCGTCGCATGAGGAAAAACGGCGTGATTACCATTTCTCGGAATGCACCTATGGCGCATTTACCCGATGCATTCCGCTCCCGTGCGAAGTTGACGCCGACAAGGCTTCAGCGGTATATCGCAAGGGCATCTTGGCGATTACGCTGCCCAAGACGCCCGAATCGAAGGCGCGACGGATTAAAGTCGAAGTCGCCTAA
- a CDS encoding Hsp20/alpha crystallin family protein — translation MKETTVPQQQQPTAVAETRDESRTLTPPVDIFDVEDGLAVIVDMPGVGKDDLDVRVENDVLTLSGKPKSALSQPPIYTEFQLANFFRQFQLSDRVDQDKIRAEAKNGVLTLHLPKAEKAKPKKIAVQVK, via the coding sequence ATGAAAGAAACCACGGTTCCCCAGCAGCAGCAGCCAACAGCAGTCGCGGAGACGCGCGACGAGTCGCGCACGTTGACGCCCCCGGTGGACATCTTCGATGTCGAGGACGGGTTGGCGGTCATCGTGGACATGCCCGGCGTCGGGAAGGACGATCTCGATGTCCGCGTTGAAAACGACGTGCTGACCTTGTCCGGCAAGCCGAAATCGGCGCTTTCGCAGCCGCCCATCTACACGGAATTCCAACTGGCGAATTTCTTCCGGCAGTTCCAGTTGAGCGACCGTGTGGACCAGGACAAGATTCGCGCGGAAGCCAAGAACGGCGTGCTGACGCTCCATCTTCCCAAGGCCGAGAAAGCAAAACCGAAGAAGATTGCGGTTCAGGTAAAGTGA
- a CDS encoding Hsp20/alpha crystallin family protein: MTYATWNLFREMEALRREVERVFEQSGFDWRRPAFARAAFLPGSAARAYPLMNLSEDKDNLYVEALAPGVDPDSLDIAVLRDTLTVSGEKQAISADVKPEAFHRNERGAGKFTRTITLPVEVDGDKVTAQYTNGLLLITLPKAEAAKPKQIAVKVA; this comes from the coding sequence ATGACCTACGCAACATGGAATCTCTTTAGAGAGATGGAAGCGCTCCGGCGCGAGGTGGAACGTGTCTTCGAGCAATCGGGATTCGATTGGCGGCGTCCGGCATTTGCGCGTGCGGCGTTTTTACCCGGAAGCGCGGCGCGGGCGTATCCGCTCATGAACCTGAGCGAAGACAAGGATAACTTGTACGTCGAGGCGCTGGCGCCCGGCGTGGATCCGGATTCGCTCGACATTGCGGTGTTGCGCGACACGCTGACCGTCAGCGGGGAAAAACAGGCCATCTCCGCCGACGTCAAACCGGAAGCGTTCCATCGCAATGAACGCGGCGCGGGCAAATTCACGCGGACAATCACCCTGCCGGTCGAGGTGGACGGCGACAAGGTAACGGCCCAGTACACCAACGGGTTGTTGCTGATCACGTTGCCGAAAGCCGAGGCGGCCAAACCGAAGCAAATCGCCGTCAAGGTAGCCTGA
- the groL gene encoding chaperonin GroEL (60 kDa chaperone family; promotes refolding of misfolded polypeptides especially under stressful conditions; forms two stacked rings of heptamers to form a barrel-shaped 14mer; ends can be capped by GroES; misfolded proteins enter the barrel where they are refolded when GroES binds): MAKQLIFGQPAHASILKGMDMLANAVKATLGPKGRNVLIAKPFGAPNITKDGVTVAKDVELADPFENMGARMIREAASKTHDVAGDGTTTATVLAQIMVREGFRHVTSGANPMHLKRGMDKAADMIIQAVASVSKKVKGRDEIKQVATISANGDDEIGEMIADAIEKVGKDGVITIEEGKGMNTEVDIVDGMQFDRGYLSPYFVTDAETMTATLEDCYVLCLEKKISSVREILPLLQSLAQTGKPLLIVAEDVEGEALATLVVNRLRGILKVVAVKSPAFGDRRKEILRDIAILTGGQYISEDLGAKLENVTLDQLGRAKRVEVTKDNTTIVEGAGKKKEIMGRCEQIRRAIETTTSDYDREKLQERLAKLAGGVAVIKIGAATEVELKEKKARADDALHATRAAIEEGIVAGGGLALLEASKKLKDLKLAGDEATGVAIVARACTAPLSQIAANAGLEGEVIVQQVLAGKTGFGLNAATGVIEDLVKSGIVDPAKVIRSAVQNAVSVATTMLMTACMITDLPEKKSDEGHGHPHGGGMGGMGGMGGMGGMGGMM; encoded by the coding sequence ATGGCCAAACAACTCATTTTCGGTCAGCCGGCGCATGCTTCCATCCTGAAAGGCATGGACATGCTGGCGAACGCGGTCAAGGCGACGCTGGGGCCCAAAGGGCGTAACGTGTTGATAGCGAAACCGTTTGGCGCACCGAACATCACGAAGGACGGTGTAACGGTCGCGAAAGATGTCGAATTGGCCGATCCGTTCGAGAACATGGGCGCCCGGATGATTCGGGAGGCGGCCAGCAAGACGCATGATGTGGCCGGCGACGGCACGACGACGGCGACCGTTCTCGCGCAGATCATGGTGCGCGAAGGGTTCCGTCATGTGACATCCGGCGCGAATCCGATGCATTTGAAGCGCGGCATGGACAAGGCGGCGGACATGATTATTCAGGCGGTGGCGTCCGTGTCGAAGAAGGTCAAGGGTCGCGACGAGATTAAGCAGGTGGCGACGATTTCGGCCAACGGGGACGATGAAATCGGTGAAATGATCGCGGACGCCATCGAGAAGGTCGGCAAGGACGGCGTCATCACCATCGAGGAAGGCAAGGGGATGAATACCGAGGTGGACATTGTGGACGGCATGCAGTTCGACCGCGGCTACCTGTCGCCGTATTTCGTAACGGACGCCGAAACGATGACGGCGACCTTGGAAGACTGTTATGTGCTGTGCCTCGAGAAGAAGATCAGTTCGGTGCGCGAGATTCTTCCTCTGTTGCAGTCGCTTGCGCAAACCGGCAAGCCCCTGCTGATCGTCGCGGAAGACGTCGAGGGCGAGGCCTTGGCCACCTTGGTGGTCAACCGGCTGCGCGGCATCCTGAAGGTCGTGGCGGTGAAATCGCCCGCATTCGGCGATCGCCGCAAGGAAATCCTGCGCGATATCGCGATACTGACGGGTGGCCAGTATATTTCGGAAGACCTTGGCGCGAAACTTGAAAATGTGACGCTCGATCAACTGGGCCGCGCAAAGCGTGTGGAAGTGACAAAGGACAATACCACCATCGTCGAAGGCGCCGGCAAGAAGAAGGAGATCATGGGCCGCTGCGAACAGATTCGGCGCGCCATCGAAACCACGACGTCGGACTATGATCGTGAAAAATTGCAGGAGCGGCTCGCAAAACTCGCCGGTGGTGTCGCGGTCATCAAAATCGGCGCGGCGACCGAAGTCGAATTGAAGGAAAAGAAGGCGCGGGCGGACGATGCGCTGCACGCCACACGCGCGGCCATCGAGGAAGGCATCGTGGCCGGCGGCGGGCTGGCGCTGCTCGAAGCATCGAAAAAACTCAAGGATCTCAAATTGGCCGGCGACGAAGCGACCGGCGTTGCAATCGTCGCGCGGGCCTGCACGGCGCCGTTGTCGCAGATTGCCGCGAACGCGGGACTTGAAGGTGAAGTGATAGTTCAGCAGGTCTTGGCGGGCAAAACGGGCTTTGGTCTCAACGCCGCGACGGGCGTCATCGAGGACTTGGTCAAGAGCGGCATCGTGGATCCGGCCAAGGTCATCCGTTCCGCGGTGCAGAATGCGGTCAGCGTCGCGACCACGATGCTCATGACGGCGTGCATGATCACCGATCTGCCCGAAAAGAAGAGCGATGAAGGCCATGGCCATCCGCACGGCGGCGGCATGGGCGGCATGGGCGGCATGGGCGGCATGGGTGGCATGGGTGGCATGATGTAA